One Aegilops tauschii subsp. strangulata cultivar AL8/78 chromosome 2, Aet v6.0, whole genome shotgun sequence genomic window, TCCCGATATAAACAAGCAGGGGTCACTATCATAAGTCTAGCAAGCGTACTTCTTTGTTCTGCCGTATCAGCTTTATACAATCTGGCCGGCCAATCACATGTGCGCGTCATTTTTATATCATCTGGCCGGACACCACACTCCACGGCAACGCACAAGCCCTTTTCCACAAACAATTTCGTACAAGCACCGTATCTCTTCATCTCCTATTTATACCACCAAGTACCACCCAACAAACCAGACCAAAGTACACAGACTTGCCATCCTAGGTTGCATCTGCCTCTGCAGTACTGTCATTGCAGATCGCTGCCTAACTGAAGATGGCCATCCACAGGGCTTCGCTTCTTGCCGTCCTCTGTTGCATTTGCCTCTGTGGTACTGTCATTGCGGCTCGTGAGTTGAACGGTGACTTGTCGATGGTGGCGAAGCATGAGAACTGGATGGCTCAGTACGACCGTGTGTACAAGGACGCCACTGAGAAGGCATGCCGGTTCGAGGTTTTCAAAGCCAATGTTGAGTTCATTGAAATGTTCAATGCTCAGAATCACAAGTTCTGGCTCGGTGTCAACCAATTCGCTGATATCACCAATGATGAGTTCAAGACAACCAACACAAACAAGCGGTTCAAAGCAAACTCCATCAGAGTTCTTTCTTCCGGGTTCAGTTCTTTCTTCCGGGTTCAGGTATGAGAATTTGAGTCTTGATGCCCTTCCAGCAACGATGGACTGGAGAGCCAAGGGAGCCGTCACTCCTGTCAAGGATCAAGGCCAGTGTGGTAAGTCAAAAAACAATGTGATGCATTGCCTATATGTGGTAATATTTTCTAGTATAACACTATAACAGCACAATTATTTCTAGGCTGTTGTTGGGCATCTTCTGCTGTTGCCGCGACAGAGGGCATTGTAAAACTGAAAACTGGGAAGTTGATCTCACTGTCGGAGCAAGAGTTGGTTGACTGTGATGTTCATGGTGAAGATCAAGGCTGCGAGGGAGGACTCATGGATGATGCCTTCAAATTCATTATCAAGAACGGAGGCCTTACTATGGAGTCCAACTACCCATATATTGCAGCTGACGGCAAGTGCAAGGCTGGATCCAACAGTGCCGCAACCATCACTGGCTTTGAGGATGTGCCTGCCAACAACGAGGGCGCCCTTATGAAGGCGGTGGCAAACCAACCCATGTCTGTAGCTGTGGATGGAGGAGACATGACGTTCCAATTCTACTCTGGTGGGGTCATGACTAGCTAGGTCCTGCGGCACTGACTTGGACCATGGAATTGCAGCCATTGGATATGGAAAGACTAGTGATGGCACAAGCTATTGGTTGATGAAGAATTCACGGGGCACAACTTGGGGCGAAGATGGGTACTTGAGAATAGAGAAAGACATTGCAGACAAGAAGGGCATGTGTGGTCTTGCCATGGAGCCTTCTTACCCCACAAAATAGGATGA contains:
- the LOC141041934 gene encoding senescence-specific cysteine protease SAG39-like, which gives rise to MAIHRASLLAVLCCICLCGTVIAARELNGDLSMVAKHENWMAQYDRVYKDATEKACRFEVFKANVEFIEMFNAQNHKFWLGVNQFADITNDEFKTTNTNKRFKANSIRVLSSGFSSFFRVQQRWTGEPREPSLLSRIKASVYNTITAQLFLGCCWASSAVAATEGIVKLKTGKLISLSEQELVDCDVHGEDQGCEGGLMDDAFKFIIKNGGLTMESNYPYIAADGKCKAGSNSAATITGFEDVPANNEGALMKAVANQPMSVAVDGGDMTFQFYSAIGYGKTSDGTSYWLMKNSRGTTWGEDGYLRIEKDIADKKGMCGLAMEPSYPTK